From Hydractinia symbiolongicarpus strain clone_291-10 chromosome 11, HSymV2.1, whole genome shotgun sequence, the proteins below share one genomic window:
- the LOC130613794 gene encoding Bardet-Biedl syndrome 4 protein-like, whose translation MAAEETAAEQSTSNLRSENPEDVDDLLKAVEEVKGKEPEKLVELTEPKVSKRRPGRAPEISVFERKNWLIHLHYVRKEYNVCKALIKDVLQESSNMCEYPIYVYALILREEGEIQESLEMFQQCLELNQHNIDNLKQVARSLFLLGRHKAALGVYEEASKVCDHDWEIYHNQGVCYTYLKDVEKAKALLTKAIQLSRHDISYVMLGKCFLMEGKIDAAVDVYKKAVEYSPENPELMTTLGLLYLQLGHNQKAFEQLGNALTYDPTNIKAILAAAAMIQDESDFDVALTKYRVAVTTMPESPQIWNNIGMCFFGKKKYVAAISCLKRALYLSPFEWTIMYNLGLIHLTMQQYASAFHYLSAAITLKPKMGKLFMLLAVALTNLKSYDDAKQAYDQAIHFESHNPMIHLNYALMLCQHKQDRKAAAKQLSLFKKKISLLKDTLAANKIDPEMLEASNELEAILQVGSKRSESNA comes from the exons ATGGCTGCTGAAGAAACAGCTGCTGAGCAGTCTACATCAAACTTAAGAAGTGAGAACCCTGAAGATGTGGATGATTTGTTAAAAGCTGTAGAGGAAGTAAAAGGAAAAGAACCGGAAAAACTAGTTGAATTGACAGAACCAAAAGTTAGTAAGCGGAGGCCTGGAAGAG CTCCAGAAATTTCAGTATTTGAACGTAAAAACTGGCTAATTCATCTACACTATGTTCGAAAGGAATACAACGTTTGTAAG GCATTAATAAAAGATGTACTGCAGGAGTCTTCCAACATGTGTGAATATCCAATTTACGTGTACG CTTTAATTCTTCGAGAAGAGGGAGAGATTCAAGAATCTTTGGAAATGTTTCAACAATGTTTAGAATTAAATCAACACAATATCGACAACTTAAAACAAGTGGCTCGATCAtt GTTTCTTCTTGGTCGCCATAAAGCCGCGTTGGGAGTTTATGAAGAAGCCTCAAAAGTTTGTGACCATGATTGGGAAATATATCATAACCAAG GTGTTTGTTACACATATTTAAAAGATGTTGAGAAGGCGAAAGCATTGTTAACTAAAGCAATTCAGTTGAGTCGACATGATATCTCGTATGTTATGTTGGGTAAATGTTTTCTCATGGAAGGAAAGATTGATGCTGCAGTTGATGTTTACAAGAAGGCTGTCGA ataCTCTCCTGAGAATCCTGAGTTGATGACAACATTGGGTCTGTTGTATTTACAG CTTGGTCACAATCAAAAAGCGTTTGAGCAGTTGGGAAATGCATTAACTTATGATCCAACTAATATAAAA GCCATCCTAGCCGCAGCTGCCATGATACAGGATGAGAGTGATTTTGATGTTGCTCTCACTAAGTATCGCGTTGCTGTGACAACCATGCCAGAATCCCCACAAATTTGGAATAATATCGGAATGTGCTTTTTTGGGAAGAAGAAATATGTTGCT gcaATTAGTTGTTTGAAGCGTGCTCTATATCTATCTCCGTTTGAATGGACTATTATGTACAACCTTGGACTGATACATCTAACTATGCAACA ATATGCGTCAGCATTCCATTATCTAAGTGCGGCCATCACACTAAAACCAAAAATGGGAAAGTTATTTATGCTACTTGCCG TTGCATTGACCAACTTGAAATCATACGACGATGCGAAACAAGCATATGATCAAGCAATCCATTTTGAAAG TCATAATCCGATGATTCATTTGAATTATGCATTGATGCTGTGTCAGCACAAACAGGACAGAAAAGCTGCGGCGAAGCAATTATctttgtttaaaaagaaaatatctttACTTAAAGATACACTGGCGGCGAACAAAATTGATCCTGAA ATGCTAGAGGCAAGTAATGAATTAGAAGCCATTCTTCAAGTTGGTTCCAAACGTAGCGAGAGCAATGCATGA